The window TTAACAACCGCTCTCGGGGTAATGGTTGCGCCGGTAAACTGGTCAAAATCGCCACCGTCTTTTTTTACAGCCCAGCGTTCTGCTTTCGGGTTATTCAGGCTTTTCTCGTTAAAGCCCAGTACCCAGTCGGATTTTTTACGGTCGATTTTATCGCCCAGTCCTGGTGTTTCTTTATGTTCGATAACCCGTACACCGGCAATGCTGCCGTCGGCATGCACGCCAACCAGTACAGCAATCTGGGTGGTGTAACCATCCGGAGCAACCACTGGCAAAATCACGGTGTTAACCTGGCCGTTGGTGCGCGCCAGATGAATCTGGGCATCGTCCGGCAGGGGGCCAAGCAACTGTTGGTTAAAGCGTTTATCGACGGTGATGACATCGGTCAGCAGGTCGTTGTCGTAGCTGCCGGCCGGCACAATTTCATTCAGCGCTTTGGCCTGAGCCATACGGATATTGTGCTCAATGCGCTCTTTGGTGCCGACCTGAGCCACCGCGATGGCTCCGGCGGTGACCATGGCAAACAGGCCGAGGCCAATGGCATTGCGACGGACAGATTGCAGTAAATCGTTCATGGCCGCTCCTCAGCGTTGTTTTGGCGGCAGGCCGCGTTTGGCTTTGGCGTGACCATAGGTCCGCGGCTGGGTGTAGGCATCAATAAAGGGTGCAGCAAAGTTCATCAGCAGCACGGCAAAGGCCACGGCATCCGGGTAAGCACCCCAGGTGCGGATTACATACAGCAGAATACCGATACCGGCACCGTAAATCAGTTTGCCGCGTGGTGTGGTAGAGGCCGACACCGGGTCGGTGGCAATAAAAAAGGCCCCGAGCATGGTGGCACCACTGAGCAGATGCAGTGACAGCGGGGTGTACATATCTTCATCCCAGCCCAGCATCAGCGAGCACAGACTGAGCGATACCAGCATCGCCAGCGGAATGTGCCAGCTGATAATACGGCGCCAGATCAGCACCAGACCACCGGCGAGAAATGCCAGGTTGACCCATTCCCAGCCGCCGTTCAGCCAGCCGTTAAAGGTGGCTTCGGCCAGCACGCTGTCGGCGGTGCCTTTGGCAATC of the Thalassolituus hydrocarboniclasticus genome contains:
- the rsxG gene encoding electron transport complex subunit RsxG translates to MNDLLQSVRRNAIGLGLFAMVTAGAIAVAQVGTKERIEHNIRMAQAKALNEIVPAGSYDNDLLTDVITVDKRFNQQLLGPLPDDAQIHLARTNGQVNTVILPVVAPDGYTTQIAVLVGVHADGSIAGVRVIEHKETPGLGDKIDRKKSDWVLGFNEKSLNNPKAERWAVKKDGGDFDQFTGATITPRAVVKAVKLALKFFELHKNELLGQRLSEPQYSGSGE